In one Corallococcus sp. EGB genomic region, the following are encoded:
- a CDS encoding C40 family peptidase: MSDPCRLTLANDVLCAALAHAQADYPRESCGLVVLVDGAQRYRPCRNLAAGQAHFVLSPEDYARAEGEGEVVAVVHSHPNAAPEPSEADRVMMERWGLPWLILNVPVGHWRLCYPDGYRPPLVGRTFSHGVLDCYSLIQDYYRERLVLTLPDFERPDDWWAKGGNLYLEGFGRAGFVDVTGQPPREHDVLLMQLRAPVPNHAGVYLGGDVLLHHVMGRLSGRETYSGFWARITQRVVRHASRC; this comes from the coding sequence ATGAGCGACCCCTGCCGGCTGACGCTGGCCAATGACGTCCTGTGCGCCGCGCTTGCCCACGCCCAGGCGGACTACCCTCGCGAGTCCTGCGGCCTCGTGGTGCTGGTGGACGGCGCCCAGCGGTACCGCCCCTGCCGGAACCTCGCCGCCGGCCAGGCGCACTTCGTCCTCTCCCCGGAGGACTACGCCCGCGCGGAAGGGGAGGGCGAGGTGGTGGCGGTGGTGCACTCCCACCCCAACGCCGCGCCGGAGCCCAGCGAGGCGGACCGGGTGATGATGGAGCGCTGGGGCCTGCCCTGGCTCATCCTCAACGTGCCGGTGGGGCACTGGCGCCTCTGCTACCCCGACGGCTACCGGCCGCCGCTGGTGGGCCGCACGTTCAGCCACGGCGTCCTCGACTGCTACTCCCTCATCCAGGACTACTACCGGGAGCGCCTGGTCCTAACGCTGCCCGACTTCGAGCGCCCGGACGACTGGTGGGCGAAGGGCGGCAATCTCTACCTGGAGGGCTTCGGCCGCGCGGGCTTCGTGGATGTGACGGGGCAGCCCCCGCGCGAGCACGATGTCCTCCTCATGCAGCTGCGTGCCCCGGTGCCCAACCACGCGGGCGTGTACCTGGGCGGGGACGTCCTCCTGCACCACGTCATGGGGCGCCTGTCCGGCCGGGAGACGTACTCCGGCTTTTGGGCCCGCATCACCCAGCGTGTCGTGAGGCACGCGTCCCGATGCTGA